GCGTAGCTCGCTGCGCACTTCGAAGAGCAGTGCAAGGAGATGCGTCAGTGACCTTCATCAGGAATAATGGGGCTTTGCACCTCTCGCTTGGCGGTTGAAACCGCAGTTGATATTGGCGTAGTCCATCTGCGTGGACTCTTGCGGATAGTCCGCGAAGTCGGACTAAGCTTTCAACAGCCGCGAATATATTCGCCAGTCAACCAATCCTATTGGTTTTTAAACATCCTCGAAAGCCTTGCTCCTACATCTGAAGAAATAAGCTTTAATAAAACAGCCCTATTTGCAATCAGGCTTCTTAGGGAAGACTAGTACTCTTGCCTCATAGGGGGCTAGTTCAGGGAGACGTTGTTTCCCGTCGAAAGCGATTGGGGCGCAGGTGATTAGGTCTTTGCCGGTTGTTTGCCATTCTGGGGGCAGGGCCATTGTTATCTGGCATGGTTTATCGCTTGGATTAACTACTACCGTGTAAAGGCAGGTCTTGTCGGTGAATGCCGTTGAATAGACTTTGGAAGGGATACCCTGAATGATCATGCTTACGGGTGTACTTGTCGCATTGAGGATATCGAATTGTCTCAGCTCCTTCACGATCCGCTTCATATGGCCCCATTCACGTTCGAAGTTACCGGTGCGTTTAAGGTCGTTAAACGAATAGAACAGCAGTCCTTTGGCTCCGCTTACCAAGGCCATATAGGCCATGCAGCGCTTTTCCTCAAAGGTTGGCGGTTGGGATTTCAAACTTGGCAGGTAAAGTGATTTATCCTGAGTTTGAACGGCAATCCAAACCGGCTTTCCTGTGGCCACAGCGGCTTTTGTCCAGTCAGCGACTACCGTTAAGGGCAACCCAGGCACCGGGGATGGGTCCGTGCCAAGAACATCGGTTGAATTGACAAACAAATCGAGAGCATCGGGTTGATTGCTGATCGTAAAGCAGGGATGGTTTGGGTCCAATTCCGCTACCCAATTATAGTTGCGCTCCAGCTTTTGCTGAAACTCCATCCCCAGTTCATCATTGACATACCATGCTAAAAGGGCGGGGTGGTTGCGAAACGCGCTGACAACCCCTTTGACGATGGTCTCGGGTGTGTTCCAATCCCCAAGTCGTCTGAACTGAAGCGGAGAGCCTTCGTAGCAATCTTTGATAGAGGCAATAACCATCAGGTTATTCTTTTTCGCTTCATCGAGGTAGGACTGAATCTTGTCCATCCCCTTATAGATAAGACCGTAGCAGACGACGCTGTTGAAGCCGGCATCGGCAATCAATTTCAGTCTCTGCTCAGTTTCACCCGGCTGCCATCCGAATTGGTCGTAAATACCGATTGGGACGAATAGTTTATTATTGACGTACATCAGCCCCTTTTCAAATCGAACTGTTGTAGGATTTATTGAACTAAGTTTAGTAAGAGTAGTTTGGAAACTGGCTTTCTCCTGCCTTGTTTTATCGAGCAATTTAACAGTCATTTTATAGGTATCAGGCGGCAAGTCTTTTGGGAGGATGATTTCACAGAGCGTTTTTTTGGCTGTTGCAGGAATATTGGTTCCAAAGGTTCGACCCGAACTTACCCCCTGAGCGTTGGCTTTTATACTATATTCAGATGGATTAAGCCCTGGGAACAGTTCAATTGAAAGATGCACCTTTTCAGTCTGTGAAGTGAACTGACCGCGGTAGCTAGGGCTTAGAACAAAGACTTTCCAAAGCCGTGATATGGTCTCTTCAACTGAAACATCATCGAACCAGGCAACTCCTGTACTTTTTGCTCTAACGTAGATGACAAAGAGCGCATAAGCGGCATCACTTGGGGCTGTCATCGAGACAGCTTCAAATCGTTGCCAGAGGTTAGTGCCTTTGAAGCCATTTGGATAGAACCCGCCGACATAATTGCCCTTAGAATCTCGCCACTCGAGCGCCAAAGATGCTCCAATTGGATCCGGCCCCTGAACCCCATTTGTTTGAATCCAAGCAGAGATTCGATAAGCATAGCCGGGTTTAACCGGAAATCGTTGGGTGCACGCCTTGCTGATACTCGGGTCGGAATTCATATATTTAAGCGATGTGCTGCCCGAGTGGGCGATAGTATTATCAAGAGACCAGAGGCTAGTGTCGGCGCCCCAACGGGTGTTCTCAAAGCTAGTGAACTCGAACTGAGTGTCATTTAAGATAGTCTGAGCTGATACTGATACGACAATCACGACCAAAAGGCACAAGCAAAAAAGCCTCATTCAATTTCTCCAAAAAAGACTTACTGTGCTCAATTATCGGCATCCAGGTTCAAGGAGTGCAGGAGCTTAAAGCAAATTACATCTTTCCACGCCAGCTTTTTGCAGGTAATTTGAATGAAAACCGAGAAGTATCTTTGGTAATATCTCAATTACGGGAACTAGTTTTGAGTTGTTTACGTCCCAGATAGTAGGAGAATCAAACCGTAACATAAGGGATGATGTATATGCTAAATATCAAACGAGTCTTTAGTTTTGTAGCTGTTTTAGCCCTTGGCGTAATGCTGTCCGCCCAAGGAGTAAATGATAACAAAAGTGCTTTATTGAGCAGTAAAACTTCTGAGGTTCTAAGCCCATTAGATCGACTTGTGACAGTGGATTTGGAACAAGCCGATGTGGTGACAGCGCTTCAGCGTATTTGCAATAAAGTGGGCCTCTATTTCTCAATCGATAGCAATTTAACTGGAAAGGTTACGCTTCAAGTAGAGAAAAAACCATTTTCAGTTGCATTGGAAGCTGTTGTCGCACAGATTAACGCTAAATGGGAAGCTCAGTCTAAACCTGGTGAACCAGAGAGAATAATCTCTATTTCAATCGTGCCCTATAATGGCTTGCGTGGCAAACTAGTTGAAGGCAACCCTGATACTGTTTTCGTGCGAAATTTGCCGGTAGTGGTCGCGAGTAAGCCGGTTGAAGTAACTAGCCCACAACCTGAGGATAATGCGCAGGCGGATCAAGCCAATCTCGCACCTGAATACGATCCCTACTTTGATTACAATCCCTACGGCTTTAATTCCACTTACGGTTATCAGGGAGCTTTTGGACGAAGTCGCAGCGTTCGTTTTCTAATCCCACAGGTTACCTATTGGCCATCCTTTAACAATAATCCCTATGGCTATTGGCCGTAGAGGTTAATTGAAAATAGTAACTGTTGGCAAGCACGATGTCTTAAGCCACTACTCTATAATTAGAGCAGTGGCTTGAATTTGGATTCAAATTAAACGAAGAGGGTAGGTTTCGAACCTAGGAGAGATGCATAGCTTGGGCTGGCTAGATGGAATTCTCTAATTAACCCAAGCTATGCTTTAGAACCTGTATTAGTACTGAATGAGGTTGCTATTTGACCTCAAACTGATAGGTGCGGCTGTCGCCTTCCTTGATAGCCAGCGTCTTTGGTGTCACATCTTTAGGGATCAGGAATAGCATCCGCAAGCGGACCTCGGCAAGCCCTTTGACGTTCTGGGCGAACGTCCGTGTGCCGGTAGCCAAGAAAAGATCCTTATAGGGAAGTTCCTCGCCGTCCGTGGATGTCAGTATTGGCGCGATCGTTTCCCAATTCACGTACTGTTCTGTGGGCGCTTCGTTTTTCATAAGCATTGTGACCAACAGAAAACGTCCCTCTTCCTCTGGAGTATAGTCCCCTGTCGTGCTTGTGGTGTAGTCGCACTTCTCGATGGTTATATCGAAGTTCCCAAACGGATAAGATGTGCCAACTACACTTGGCACTGTCTCAAGCGCAGTAGATCCTGTAGCGTCCGCTGGATCTGCTATTGGCGCAGTTAGCGGAGTCACTTTGTTCTTGATATTGCCACTTAGGTCATAGCGTAAAACCGGTCCATCTCCTTCATCCGAAGGCAATACCATCAGTTTTGGCACTATGCTGTTAGCAGGCACAACTATTGGCGTTATGAGGTTCACCGTCTGCGTGGGCTTCAGGTTCATGGCTACTTGACTATGTTTGGGGTCATCCGCATCACCCCAATCGTTATTGCCCTCACAATTGGTGTTCGTTTTGTCAACAGCGGTGAATCTCAGGGAGTCCCACCTCACATATAGTTCTGTCTTTTGTGGATTCTGGACGGTGAAATGCAATATCAGCAGTTTCTCGTTTGCTTTTGGAACGTATACTTGATTACCTATGACTACTTGGTTAGTAGTAAACTCGGCGCTTTTCAGGCGAAAATAGATGGGGCTACGCTTGGATATAGAGTAGACGGTTCCGAATTCTCCGTTGTCACCTGCAAGCCGTACGGTAGCGGCCTGGGGCTTCTTCGGTTGCGGTTTCACCGGTTTCTTTTTTGCAGCGGCGTTCGCTGTCATGAAGATGCAAAGAATCAGTGTTATCAAGAGAAGTTTTCGCAAGGTACTTTCCTCCAAGTTCGTGTTATCGTGAATTAGAATGAGATTATACCCTTAGGCATGCCCCTCATGAGATTGGTGTTGAAGTTGAAATATCTCTGCGCTAAGGTCAATAAGGGAGGCAATCATAAGGGGGCGTTGATCTCGCGTTGCTCCCTTTTTACAAATAACACCCCTCCGAGCCGATCTCTAGAGGGGTGTTATTTGTACCATATTAGGTTCAAATTCAAACGGAGAAGGTGGGATTCGAACCCACGGAGGCTGACGCCTCACCGCATTTCGAGTGCGGCGCACTAGACCAGCTATGCGACCTCTCCTTGTTACCGAAGCAGTATATTATGGCCGTTGCTTTGAGTGAAACTCAAGGGATGTCTATTAGTCTCTCCCCAGTATCTCCTTAACCTTCTTGTTCGCCTTGAGGTACCAGTCTTCGTAGCAATCTTCTACCCGGCCGGTGAAGTCGGAGACATAGAGGGCTTCACGCATATGTTCGCGGGTGTGTGGATTGCCCATAAAATTGGGAGTGTCGGTGATTTCTTCTTTTATCACATCCAGCGCTAGGTGGTCAGCGTCCATGTTGATTGGCTTGACGGCGCGTTTGACTTGGGTCATCAGCTCGTTGGCGATGACCAGGTGCTCATAGCTCATCATTAGGGTGCAATCGAGAAGTCCCGTGGTGATGAAGTTGCCTCCGGCGGCAGCTCCGACATAGAGGCCCATGGCCAGATCAACGGCTGCGCGAATTCCGGGTTCTCTTGCGCCGGTATTGCCGGGGGAGATGCGTGAAGGAAGTTTGTAAAAATCTGCAAGTTGGACGCTGGCGATGCCCATCATATTGGCTTCCATCGTTCCCATCAAGAACTCGCCGTTTCTCATATCCATTGCGCCGCCAACGGAGCCGTAGATACAGGGTACTCCTGGTTGGGCTAGTTGAGCGAGCATCACACCGGCTAGAATTTCAGCGTTTTGTTGCACTAGTGCGCCGGCAAAGGTGACTGGTCCGGTAGCTCCCATCATCACTTCGGGGGCAAGCATGACATAGCATCCTGGCCCTTTCTCACGGGACATTTTGATAATAAGCTCGACTTCGTCGTTTTGATACTGGAGTGGGCTAATGGGGTTACACCAGCAGAGGTAATGAGTGAAGTAAGATTTTTCAGGTTCCCCGGGCACAGGATCAGGATGGTGTTTCAAATCGAGTTTTGAACGGAAGATTAGATAACAAACGTCGATCCCGAAATTATCGAGCGCTTCGATCATTTTGATTTTGTCGGGGAGGTCCGAATACTCGCAGTCCCGATATGAACCTTTTTCGTATTCGTATATATAATATGGATTTCCGATTAGCGCGAAGTTGACTTCACCCTGTCGGAAGCTTCTTCCATTGAGTGTTAGCTTGTTGCGATCAGGCAGGGTGGAGAGGCATTCATCCAGTAATTCGGGGTGGAAATACACTCGATACCCATCTGTTTTGCACCCTTTGGCTTTGAATAGCTCAATTGCATTATCCGAGTTCCAAAAATGCACTCCCGCTTCGGCTAGCACCTTAAGGGTTGCCTGATGTATCGTCTGAATTTCTTCGTTGCTAAGTATCGTCAGTGGCATTTACTACTTCCTCCTTATAATAAACTACGGCACACAATCCAAGGCTTGAGTGAGGTCTTCTATTATATCCTCAATGTCCTCGAGACCTACTGAAAGGCGAAGGTAGCCTTCGGGGACGCGGCGCTCGGGTTCTTCGTCGTGCCAGATAACCAGGGTTTGGACGTCGCCAAGACTGACCCAGTTCTTGCATATCTTTAAATTCGAGACGAACGCTTTAGCGCCGACAGCCGCTCCATTCAGTATAAATCCTACCATGCCACCGCAACCTTTGGGTAGCTCATGGGCAGCGATGTCGTGATCTGGGTCGGATTTTAGTGCTCCATATCGTACGGAAGTGACCTTGGGATGCTGTGAAAGGAATTCGGATACCGCCAGTGCATTGGCGCAGTGTTGGGCAATTCGCAAGGGAAGAGTTTTCATTCCGCGCATGATAAGGAACGCATTGAACGGGCTGATGATACCTCCGTAGTTGCTTCGGACCTTTTTAATCGCTGTGATGGTCTCCTCATCGGAAATGACCAACCCACCGACCGAATCACCATGACCGCTCAGGAACTTTGTGGCGCTGTGGATGACGACATCGGCTCCAAGTTCAAATGGGCGCAGCAGATAGGGAGTTAGAAACGTATTGTCCACAACTACTTTCGCGTCTGCCTCGTGAGCGATTTCGGCTATGGCTTTAATGTCGGAAATATCGAGAGTAGGGTTGGAAATCGTTTCGACATAGACGACCTGCGTTTCTTCAAGGAGGGCTTCTTTAAGCTGGTTGAGGTCGCGCATATCGATTGGAACAATCTCGATGCCAACGCGGGGCATGCTCTCTTTGAATAGATTAAAGCAAGAGATATAGACATCATAATGGCAAATAAGGCGGTCTCCAGCTTGCAGTAGAGCTAAAAGTGTGTGGCTAATTGCCGCCATCCCCGATGCTGCGGCCATAGCCTTTTCGCCGCCTTCCAGTGCTGCAATTTTTTGCTCTAAACCTGCGATGGTTGGATTATCTTCACGGGTATATTCGCCATGATAGGTTGCTACCTGATAGATGGGAATACCCGACATATCGCTCGGTTCGCCCGCGTGAATAGCTATCGTGCCGAAACCGTGTGTCTTTGACTCCATAAAATGCCCTCCGATATATGCTCTCTATTGTACCGGAGGCGCATGGAATTGAGCATATCTTACATGCTTATAAACGAGACAAGTTCGCTGCACAAAGCGGCGCTCAATGGGTAAACTAACGATTAAGAATGAATAGGCCCGATTAATTTTGGGTCGTCTGAATACGAATGAATACGCAATATGGAGGCGAATAGGATCGGATGAGTATGAAGTACGTTTATATTTTCGAAGAAGGTCAAGCGGATATGAAGGATCTGCTCGGCGGTAAGGGTGCGAACCTCGCTGAGATGACCAATATTGGTTTGCCAGTCCCCCCTGGATTTACAATTACCACAGAAGCTTGCAACAAGTATTATGAGCTAGGTAGCAAAATGCCTGATGGCATGATGGATCAAGTTCGTACGGCGCTTAGCGAAGTTGAAAAGAAGATGGGCAAGAAACTGGGCGACCCAGCGAACCCACTGCTTGTTTCAGTACGTTCAGGCGCAAAGTTTTCGATGCCCGGCATGATGGATACCGTTTTGAACTTGGGTTTGAACGCGGACTCGATCCAGGGCATTATCAAGCAAACCGGCAACGAGCGTTTCGTTTATGATGCTTATCGACGCTTCATCATGATGTTCTCTGACATCGTTCTTGGTGTTAAGAGAATCAATTTTGAGCACATTTTCGACGGCTTCAAGAAGAAGCTCGGCATCACTGAAGATACTCAGCTCGATGCCAAGGCACTAAAGGAAATTGCAAACGAATTCCTGGCATTAGTTAAGAATCAAACAGGCAAGGACTTCCCAAGTGATCCGATGGATCAGCTAACTTTGGCGGTTGAGGCCGTCTTTAGTTCTTGGAACAACGACCGTGCGATGATCTATCGCAACCGCGAAAAGATTTCCCATTCACTTGGCACCGCTGTCAATATCCAGTCAATGGTCTTTGGCAACATGGGCGAAGACTCGGGAACCGGCGTTGCATTCACTCGCGATATGGCAACCGGCGAGAATGTTATGTACGGCGAGTACCTGATGAATGCGCAGGGCGAAGATGTGGTTGCGGGTGTTCGCACCCCCATCGCCATCGTTCAACTTAGCAGAGATAACCCGCCCATCTATAAAGAATTTGATGAAATCGCAACCCGGCTCGAAAAGCATTATCGTGATGCGATGGACATCGAGTTCACCATTGAGAATAACCGATTATTCATTCTCCAATGCCGCGTTGGCAAGCGAACTGCTGCCGCCGCAGTTAAGATTGCAGTCGATATGGCGAATGAAGGTTTGATTTCCAAGGATGAAGCTCTGCTTCGAGTGAAGCCGGGCGATCTCGATCAGCTTCTACACCCACAGATTGACCCCAAGGCGAAAGTCACCGTGTTGGCCAAAGGTCTTGCGGCATCTCCGGGCGCTGCAGTTGGTCAAGTAGTATTCGATTCACATGATGCTGCTATTAAAGGGCTTGAAGGTCCAAT
This genomic window from bacterium contains:
- a CDS encoding aminotransferase class I/II-fold pyridoxal phosphate-dependent enzyme, whose amino-acid sequence is MESKTHGFGTIAIHAGEPSDMSGIPIYQVATYHGEYTREDNPTIAGLEQKIAALEGGEKAMAAASGMAAISHTLLALLQAGDRLICHYDVYISCFNLFKESMPRVGIEIVPIDMRDLNQLKEALLEETQVVYVETISNPTLDISDIKAIAEIAHEADAKVVVDNTFLTPYLLRPFELGADVVIHSATKFLSGHGDSVGGLVISDEETITAIKKVRSNYGGIISPFNAFLIMRGMKTLPLRIAQHCANALAVSEFLSQHPKVTSVRYGALKSDPDHDIAAHELPKGCGGMVGFILNGAAVGAKAFVSNLKICKNWVSLGDVQTLVIWHDEEPERRVPEGYLRLSVGLEDIEDIIEDLTQALDCVP
- a CDS encoding trimethylamine methyltransferase family protein; this encodes MPLTILSNEEIQTIHQATLKVLAEAGVHFWNSDNAIELFKAKGCKTDGYRVYFHPELLDECLSTLPDRNKLTLNGRSFRQGEVNFALIGNPYYIYEYEKGSYRDCEYSDLPDKIKMIEALDNFGIDVCYLIFRSKLDLKHHPDPVPGEPEKSYFTHYLCWCNPISPLQYQNDEVELIIKMSREKGPGCYVMLAPEVMMGATGPVTFAGALVQQNAEILAGVMLAQLAQPGVPCIYGSVGGAMDMRNGEFLMGTMEANMMGIASVQLADFYKLPSRISPGNTGAREPGIRAAVDLAMGLYVGAAAGGNFITTGLLDCTLMMSYEHLVIANELMTQVKRAVKPINMDADHLALDVIKEEITDTPNFMGNPHTREHMREALYVSDFTGRVEDCYEDWYLKANKKVKEILGRD